The following proteins are co-located in the Aggregatibacter aphrophilus ATCC 33389 genome:
- a CDS encoding hotdog fold thioesterase, giving the protein MTIWKKNLTLKQLNDFCKNCTVAHLGIEFIAQGDDWLEARMPVDQRTTQPMGLLHGGISAALAETVASTAGFCCVAENQAVVGIEINANHLRAVRQGNVYAKATPIRLGKILQVWQIDIRDEQDKLCCVSRLTLSVIAHD; this is encoded by the coding sequence ATGACGATATGGAAAAAAAATTTAACGCTAAAACAGCTCAATGACTTCTGTAAAAACTGTACGGTAGCACATTTAGGCATTGAATTTATCGCACAGGGCGATGATTGGCTGGAAGCCCGAATGCCGGTGGATCAACGTACTACACAACCTATGGGCTTATTGCACGGTGGCATTTCCGCCGCACTCGCCGAAACTGTTGCTTCCACTGCCGGTTTTTGCTGCGTGGCGGAAAATCAGGCGGTGGTTGGTATAGAAATCAACGCCAATCACCTACGCGCCGTGCGACAAGGTAATGTATATGCCAAAGCCACTCCCATTCGCTTAGGTAAAATACTACAAGTTTGGCAAATTGACATTCGGGACGAGCAAGATAAACTATGCTGCGTTTCACGTTTAACTCTTTCTGTAATTGCTCATGACTAA
- the hemH gene encoding ferrochelatase, whose translation MTNLKIGVILANLGTPNSPNPKDISRYLWQFLTDPRVVDLPRYKWYPLLRAIILPLRSKRIAKNYRSIWTEQGSPLLAISQQQKQALTTFLQQQQLEVEIEIGMTYGNPSMQSAVQKLLEKQVEHIIVLPLYPQYSSTTTGAVFDAFAGALKQQRGIVPFDFIHSYQLNKDYIAALIESCKVRLKSDEFLLFSFHGIPLRYENTGDYYRTHCQQTAAAVAQGLGLNEKQWGITFQSRFGKEVWLQPYTDEFISNAAQQGIKKMAVICPGFAADCLETLEEISEENKTLFLTQGGESFQYIPALNAEPAHIEMLGKLVMNQIAKMKCNNCNSPNIDVIPTISVPTTSNLSSRCH comes from the coding sequence ATGACTAATTTAAAAATCGGCGTCATTTTGGCTAACTTAGGCACGCCAAACTCACCAAATCCTAAGGACATTTCCCGCTATTTATGGCAATTTTTAACGGATCCGCGCGTTGTGGATTTACCACGTTACAAATGGTATCCCTTATTAAGGGCCATTATTTTGCCTTTGCGTTCAAAACGTATTGCCAAAAATTATCGTTCAATTTGGACGGAACAAGGCTCGCCTCTACTTGCCATCAGCCAACAACAAAAACAAGCGCTGACTACCTTTTTACAACAGCAACAACTTGAAGTCGAAATTGAAATCGGTATGACTTACGGCAACCCGTCCATGCAAAGTGCGGTACAAAAATTACTGGAAAAACAAGTAGAACACATTATCGTGCTACCGCTCTACCCGCAGTACAGTAGTACCACCACAGGCGCGGTGTTCGATGCTTTTGCCGGTGCATTAAAACAGCAACGTGGCATTGTGCCGTTTGATTTTATTCATTCATACCAATTGAATAAAGATTACATCGCCGCCTTAATCGAATCCTGCAAAGTGCGGTTAAAATCCGATGAGTTTTTGCTGTTTTCCTTCCATGGAATTCCGTTGCGTTACGAAAACACCGGCGATTATTACCGAACCCACTGCCAACAAACCGCCGCCGCGGTAGCACAAGGTTTAGGTTTAAACGAAAAACAATGGGGTATTACCTTCCAATCGCGTTTTGGCAAAGAAGTGTGGTTGCAACCTTACACCGATGAATTTATTTCTAATGCGGCGCAACAAGGCATCAAAAAAATGGCGGTGATCTGCCCGGGCTTTGCGGCAGACTGTTTGGAAACCTTGGAAGAAATTTCGGAAGAAAACAAAACGTTGTTCTTAACCCAGGGTGGAGAAAGTTTTCAATACATTCCCGCTCTCAATGCAGAACCGGCACACATTGAAATGTTAGGCAAATTGGTGATGAACCAAATAGCGAAAATGAAATGTAATAACTGCAATTCGCCGAATATTGACGTGATTCCAACTATTTCTGTGCCAACCACAAGCAATTTAAGCAGCCGTTGTCATTAA
- the tpx gene encoding thiol peroxidase, which produces MSNVTLAGNPIDVAGRFPQIGDQLTELTLVNNELGDVNLNTFAGQRKVLNIFPSIDTGVCATSVRKFNEKAATLANTVVLCISADLPFAQIRFCGAEGIDKVQTLSTFRHHELHKTLGVDITSGPLAGLTARAVIVLDEHNNVLHSELVSEIKNEPDYDAALAVLV; this is translated from the coding sequence ATGAGTAACGTCACTTTAGCAGGCAATCCAATCGATGTTGCAGGCCGTTTCCCACAAATTGGCGACCAGCTCACTGAACTCACATTAGTGAATAATGAATTGGGCGATGTAAATCTAAATACCTTTGCCGGCCAACGCAAAGTACTAAACATTTTTCCAAGTATCGACACTGGTGTTTGCGCCACCTCCGTGCGTAAATTCAACGAAAAAGCCGCAACATTGGCTAACACCGTTGTACTTTGCATTTCCGCTGACTTGCCTTTCGCGCAAATCCGTTTCTGTGGCGCTGAAGGCATCGACAAGGTACAAACCCTTTCCACATTCCGCCACCACGAGTTACACAAAACCCTCGGCGTTGACATTACATCTGGCCCTCTCGCCGGCCTAACCGCCCGCGCCGTTATTGTGTTAGATGAACATAACAACGTGTTACACAGCGAATTAGTGTCTGAAATTAAAAACGAGCCGGATTACGACGCTGCACTTGCCGTGTTGGTCTAA
- the nagA gene encoding N-acetylglucosamine-6-phosphate deacetylase: MKYALINSVIYTKYEILRDYAVVINGENIEAVIPQSELESDIKTIDLQGHNLTAGFIDLQLNGCGGVMFNDQTSVETLEIMQATNLKSGCTSFLPTFITAPDEGIKSAVKIMRQYLAKHKNQALGLHIEGPYLSVEKKGVHRPEYIREISPEMKDFLCDNADVITKLTIAAENPTINYTPDFVKSGIVVSVGHSNASYEVAKAAFHKGATFATHLHNAMSPISSGRAMGVVGAVLDSDVYTGIIVDGVHVDFGNVRLDKKVKGDKLCIVTDSLAAAGAGPELETFTFVGKTIYVKEGRCYDGNGTIAGASITMMESIKNAVEYVEIPLAEAVRMSNLYPARAIGVDNRLGSVEAGKIANLAVFTNDYKVIGTVVNGEWKVN; the protein is encoded by the coding sequence ATGAAATATGCATTGATTAACTCTGTCATTTACACCAAATATGAGATTCTGCGGGATTATGCCGTGGTGATTAACGGTGAAAACATTGAGGCAGTGATTCCGCAAAGCGAATTGGAAAGTGACATTAAGACCATTGATTTACAAGGGCATAATCTTACGGCCGGTTTTATTGACTTGCAATTAAACGGCTGTGGTGGCGTCATGTTTAACGATCAAACCAGTGTAGAAACTTTGGAAATTATGCAAGCCACCAATTTGAAATCGGGTTGTACCAGCTTCCTGCCAACCTTTATCACGGCACCCGATGAAGGTATTAAAAGTGCGGTTAAAATCATGCGTCAATATTTAGCCAAACATAAAAACCAAGCCCTTGGATTGCATATTGAAGGACCTTATTTAAGCGTAGAAAAAAAAGGCGTTCATCGCCCTGAATACATTCGTGAAATTTCACCTGAAATGAAAGATTTTCTTTGCGACAACGCGGATGTGATCACCAAACTCACTATCGCAGCCGAAAACCCGACAATCAATTACACCCCTGATTTCGTGAAAAGTGGCATTGTGGTGTCTGTCGGCCATTCCAACGCCAGTTATGAAGTAGCAAAAGCCGCTTTCCACAAAGGCGCTACTTTCGCCACCCACTTACATAACGCTATGTCGCCGATCAGTTCCGGTCGTGCTATGGGCGTGGTGGGTGCGGTGTTGGATTCCGACGTTTATACCGGCATTATCGTGGACGGCGTACACGTGGATTTTGGCAATGTGCGTTTGGATAAAAAAGTGAAAGGTGACAAACTTTGTATCGTCACCGACTCCTTAGCGGCTGCCGGTGCAGGCCCTGAACTAGAAACGTTCACCTTCGTAGGTAAAACCATTTATGTGAAAGAAGGACGTTGCTATGACGGTAACGGCACTATTGCCGGTGCGTCTATCACTATGATGGAATCCATTAAAAACGCTGTGGAATACGTAGAAATCCCTCTTGCCGAAGCCGTTCGTATGAGTAATCTCTATCCTGCCCGCGCTATTGGTGTGGATAACCGTTTAGGTTCCGTCGAGGCAGGCAAAATTGCCAACCTCGCGGTATTCACCAATGATTACAAGGTCATCGGCACAGTAGTGAACGGAGAGTGGAAGGTAAATTGA
- the nagB gene encoding glucosamine-6-phosphate deaminase, translating to MRLIPLHNEQQVSRWAARHIVDRINHFNPTAERPFVLGLPTGGTPLKTYQELIKFNQAGQVSFKHVVTFNMDEYVGLPAEHPESYHSFMYNNFFNHIDIQPQNINILNGNTDDHDEECRRYEEKIKSYGKIHLFMGGVGVDGHIAFNEPASSLSSHTRIKTLTPDTIIANSRFFNNDVNQVPKYSLTIGVGTLLDAEEVMILATGHSKALAVQAAVEGSVNHLWTVSALQLHRHFVLVCDEPALQELKVKTVKYFTELENHAIHSVL from the coding sequence ATGCGCCTCATCCCATTACATAACGAACAACAAGTCAGCCGTTGGGCGGCTCGTCATATTGTCGATAGAATTAATCATTTCAACCCGACGGCAGAACGTCCTTTTGTTTTGGGGTTACCGACCGGCGGGACGCCATTGAAAACCTATCAAGAACTAATCAAATTTAACCAAGCCGGTCAAGTGAGTTTTAAGCATGTGGTGACATTTAATATGGATGAATATGTCGGTTTGCCGGCAGAGCATCCGGAAAGTTATCATAGCTTCATGTATAACAACTTCTTCAACCACATTGATATTCAGCCGCAAAATATCAATATCTTAAACGGCAACACGGATGATCATGATGAAGAATGTCGCCGTTATGAAGAAAAAATCAAATCTTACGGCAAAATCCATTTATTCATGGGCGGCGTAGGTGTGGATGGGCATATTGCCTTTAACGAACCGGCGTCTTCTTTAAGCTCCCATACCCGTATTAAAACCCTTACACCGGATACGATTATTGCCAATTCCCGTTTCTTTAATAATGATGTGAATCAAGTGCCAAAATATTCTTTAACCATTGGTGTCGGCACCTTGTTAGACGCGGAAGAAGTGATGATTTTAGCAACGGGACATTCCAAGGCACTCGCTGTGCAAGCCGCCGTAGAAGGATCGGTGAATCATCTTTGGACGGTTAGTGCGCTTCAATTGCATCGCCACTTTGTGTTGGTGTGTGATGAGCCTGCGCTCCAAGAACTCAAAGTGAAAACCGTGAAATATTTCACCGAATTGGAAAATCACGCGATTCATAGTGTGTTGTAG
- the nanA gene encoding N-acetylneuraminate lyase — protein MRDLKGIFSALLVSFNEDGSINEKGLRQIIRHNIDKMKVDGLYVGGSTGENFMLSTEEKKQIFRIAKDEAKDQVALIAQVGSVNLHEAVELGKYATELGYDSLSAVTPFYYKFSFPEIKHYYDTIIAETGNNMIVYSIPFLTGVNMGIEQFGELYKNPKVLGVKFTAGDFYLLERLKKAYPNHLIWAGFDEMMLPAAALGVDGAIGSTFNVNGVRARQIFDLTKQGKLAEALAIQHVTNDLIEGILANGLYLTIKELLKLEGVDAGYCREPMTAKATDAQLARAKELKAKYL, from the coding sequence ATGCGTGATTTAAAAGGTATTTTCAGTGCGTTATTAGTGTCATTTAACGAAGATGGCTCTATTAATGAGAAAGGCTTGCGTCAAATTATCCGCCACAACATTGATAAAATGAAAGTGGACGGTTTATATGTGGGCGGTTCAACCGGTGAAAACTTTATGCTTTCCACCGAAGAGAAAAAACAAATTTTCCGTATCGCTAAAGATGAAGCCAAAGACCAAGTGGCATTAATCGCTCAAGTAGGTAGCGTGAATTTACACGAAGCCGTGGAATTGGGTAAATACGCCACCGAATTAGGTTATGACAGCCTTTCTGCCGTAACCCCGTTCTACTATAAATTCAGCTTCCCTGAAATCAAACATTACTACGACACCATCATCGCTGAAACCGGCAATAACATGATCGTGTACTCCATTCCGTTCTTAACCGGTGTAAATATGGGTATTGAGCAATTCGGCGAGCTTTACAAAAACCCGAAAGTGCTTGGTGTGAAATTCACTGCAGGCGATTTCTACTTGTTGGAACGCTTGAAAAAAGCCTATCCAAATCACTTAATCTGGGCAGGCTTTGACGAAATGATGTTACCGGCTGCTGCGTTAGGAGTGGATGGTGCTATCGGTAGTACCTTTAACGTTAACGGCGTACGTGCAAGACAAATTTTTGACTTAACCAAACAAGGCAAACTTGCCGAAGCCCTTGCTATTCAACACGTTACTAATGACTTAATCGAAGGCATTTTAGCGAATGGTTTATATTTAACCATCAAAGAATTGTTGAAATTGGAAGGTGTGGACGCCGGATACTGCCGCGAACCGATGACGGCAAAAGCGACAGACGCTCAGTTAGCAAGAGCAAAAGAATTAAAGGCGAAATATTTATAA